DNA sequence from the Stenotrophomonas sp. 24(2023) genome:
GCGCAGCTTCTGCGCCGGGAAGTACTCATCTGCAGTGGTGAAGCCCTGCGAACCGCCGGTATGGCCGATGCGGGGCTGGCCGTAGACGGTGTTGACGAACAGCCCCAGCCCGTAATCGGCGGGCTTGCCATCGGCGATGCTGACCGACGTGGTCATGTCGGCATAGCCCGCGCTGGACACGATCGTGCCGCCACTCAGGCCGGCATCCCAGCGGGCCAGGTCATCCAGCGTGCTGACCAGGAAGCCGGCCGGGCCACTCCAGTCCGGGTGGAAGTACGGGGAGCGCTTCAGTGCGCCGGCTTCATGCCGGTAGCCGACGGCCATGCCGGACAGGCGGTTCTTGTCGGCCAGGGTGAAGGTATGGCGCATGCCCAACGGGTCCAGCAGGTGCTGCTGTACGTACGCACGGTAGGACTGCCCGGAGACGGTTTCGATCACCTTGCCCAGCAGCAGGTAACCGGTGTTGGAGTACGACCAGCGCGAGCCGGGCGCGAAATCGAGCGGCCTGTCGGCGATGCGCGCAATGATCTCTGCATAGCTGGCCGGCTGCGTGATGCGCTGGTCGACCTCCTGCTCGGGGCCGTCGAAGTACTCGTGCAGGCCGCTGGTGTGGGACAACAGCTGCCGCAAGGTCACCGCGCCAGCGTGCGGGGCATCGGGCACGTAGGTGGCCAGGGTGTCATCCAGCTTCAGCTTGCCCGCTTCCTGCAGCTGCACGATCGCGGCGGCCGTGAACTGCTTGGTGATCGAGCCGATCTCGAACGGCGTATCGGTGCGCACCGGCAGCCTGCGCTCGCGATCGCGCAGGCCATACGCGCGTGCATACACCTGCTGGCCATCCTGGATGACGGCCAGCGCAGCGCCGGGAACCGCGAAACGCTGCATGACCTGCTGCACCTGGGCATCGATGCGCTGTGCGGTCGCAGCGTCCAGCGGTGCCACCGGCGCCGTGGCCAGGGCGCCCGGGGCGGCCCCGGCGGCGCTGCCACACGCGATGAGTGCCAACAGAAGGCCGCGTGCCGCCAGACGAACGTGCCGGGGATTCATGTCGATCTGCCCTATTATTCAAATTTGATCTATATTTTGAAATATGAGCAAGGCCCCCGCAAGCCCCCCTGTCGCCGCCCTGGCGCTGACGCCCGCACAGCTTGGCGTGCTGGCCTCATCCACGCGGCTGGCGATCATCCAGCGCCTGGACGTGGACGGTCAGGCCAGCGCACGCGAACTGGCCGAGCGGCTTGGCCGCCCGGTTACGGCGCTGTACCACCACATGGTGCAGCTGGAAAACGCCGGGCTGATCGCCGTGGTCGGGCAGCGCGCCACCGGGCGCCGGCCGGAGGCGGTCTACGCCGTGGTGTCACGGCAGCTGTCATCGGCCGACGCGATGCGCACCGCCAGCGGGCGCAGGAACCTGGCCAAGGTGGCGGCCAGTGCGGTGGGGGCCAGCCTGCGGGCGTTTGCCGCCATGGTGACCAGCGCGGCGGCGCGTTTCGAGGGCCCACAGCGCAACTGCACGGTACGCCACCTGGCCTTCCGCGCGGACGCGGCGCGGCTGGCGCGCCTCAATGCGTTGATCGATGCGCTCGAGCAGGCGGGCCTGGAAGCCGGCGACGCGGGTGACAGCATGTTGATGACGGTGGTGCTCACCCAGGTGCCGGCCCGGCGCGGGGAATGAACGCCGGGTGCCCGCTTCAGCGGCGGGCGGCGTCCGCTTCCGGCGCCAGGGTCTGCACCACCCTGCCCTGCGCATCCAGGAATTCGATGGCCCCGTAGCCCTCCGGCGTGACCGTCAGCCGCAGGCGCGCCCGGTCCTGGGCGTCATTGAGGGCAATGGCCGGTGTGCCATTGCTGCCGACGATCAGGGTGATCCGCGTGGGTGTCTGCACGCCGGGCACCAGCCGGTTGTCCAGTTTTGGCTCGCGCACCAGCGGCGGGGCCTGGTTGATGGAGAACCGCACCTCGCCATCGGGTGATACGCGCCAGCCGATGGCATCCATGGCCGGGTGGTCCAGCGCCAGTACCGCCATGCCACCGTTCACATCGGCAGTGCCGAAGCCGCCGCGTTCGCTGCCCTTGTCGTCGTACAGCACCATGCCCGCGACGTTGAACGCGCGTTTGTACTGGATCCCATCGATGATCGGCGCGGGTGTCTGCCCGGACAGGGTCATGCGGATCACGCCGTTGTCATCGACGATATCCAGCCGCCGGGCGGTGATGCGTTCCCTGTCCGGGGTGTCCACGCGTGTCTGTGGTGCGCGGTTGACGATCAGCGGTTGCAGCTGCTCCACGGAGGGACGCCGTGGGGCGGCGGGCTCGGCGGCCCATACGGTCGTGGTCAGTACGGCGGCCAGGGCCATCAACACGCGTCCGGTGGTTCGCATCATGTCTCCCTTGCAGGTGGGTGTTCGCCGCGCAGCAGGCGCATCCAGGCATCGAAGCCCTGCAGGAACCGCTGCAGCCGCTTCAGCGTGGCGGCATCGGCATAGCCGGTGCCGGGTTCGATGCCGGTGCCGGCCTCGGCGATGTACAGCTGGGGGGCGGTCATGGTCAGTGCGCCCATCGCCGCCAGGGCGTGGCGCAGCTGCGACTGTGCCAGCCGCGTGCCCCAGTGGCCAGGGGTGGCGCCCATGATCGCCACCGGCTTGCCTGCCAGGACGGCACCGTAGCGGGCATCGTCGCGTGAGAGCCAATCCAGGGTGTTCTTCAGCACGCCTGGCAGCGATTGGTTGTACTCGGGGGTGGCCATCAGCACGCCATCGGCGGCGGCAATGGCGGCGCGCAGGCGCGTCACGCCGGTTGGCCCGCCGGCCGTACCGGCTTCCAGGTCTTCATCGAACAGCGGCACATCGGCGATGCTGTCGTGCACGGTCACGCTGATGCCGGACGGTGCGGCCTCGGCCGCGGCATCGAGCAGGCGCCGGTTGTAGCTGTTGC
Encoded proteins:
- a CDS encoding serine hydrolase domain-containing protein; protein product: MALIACGSAAGAAPGALATAPVAPLDAATAQRIDAQVQQVMQRFAVPGAALAVIQDGQQVYARAYGLRDRERRLPVRTDTPFEIGSITKQFTAAAIVQLQEAGKLKLDDTLATYVPDAPHAGAVTLRQLLSHTSGLHEYFDGPEQEVDQRITQPASYAEIIARIADRPLDFAPGSRWSYSNTGYLLLGKVIETVSGQSYRAYVQQHLLDPLGMRHTFTLADKNRLSGMAVGYRHEAGALKRSPYFHPDWSGPAGFLVSTLDDLARWDAGLSGGTIVSSAGYADMTTSVSIADGKPADYGLGLFVNTVYGQPRIGHTGGSQGFTTADEYFPAQKLRIIAFTNLGDKSPEPGITLTNAVFAALQPQQVAAWEQPVAGERADVTANARASFQQLQAGAGYGAFSASLGQRLAAGLGAGLSRSLRGYGAPTRMVFKGDRQGERGTLHDYVAEFGPGVLMPYTVRVDEDGKVVAFALD
- a CDS encoding helix-turn-helix domain-containing protein, with translation MSKAPASPPVAALALTPAQLGVLASSTRLAIIQRLDVDGQASARELAERLGRPVTALYHHMVQLENAGLIAVVGQRATGRRPEAVYAVVSRQLSSADAMRTASGRRNLAKVAASAVGASLRAFAAMVTSAAARFEGPQRNCTVRHLAFRADAARLARLNALIDALEQAGLEAGDAGDSMLMTVVLTQVPARRGE
- a CDS encoding NAD(P)H-dependent oxidoreductase, whose protein sequence is MSLAPTPLRVLAFAGSLRRNSYNRRLLDAAAEAAPSGISVTVHDSIADVPLFDEDLEAGTAGGPTGVTRLRAAIAAADGVLMATPEYNQSLPGVLKNTLDWLSRDDARYGAVLAGKPVAIMGATPGHWGTRLAQSQLRHALAAMGALTMTAPQLYIAEAGTGIEPGTGYADAATLKRLQRFLQGFDAWMRLLRGEHPPARET